From Salvia splendens isolate huo1 chromosome 16, SspV2, whole genome shotgun sequence, a single genomic window includes:
- the LOC121772508 gene encoding F-box protein SKIP31-like, which yields MASDDEDASLVHFLESEVLSGLSEVEEEERDVKRPRAEEGQLSDQEEEEQQEAKKIRIGEGEISDEELSRVLRSTSSSSLSSVELETEVKTVSSPPKGSETVISGNSSRGRHVMESKPAPKRIETGIFSHIPPELLYHILKFLSSEDLVSCTLVCRFMSFAASDESLWRRLYCMRWGLLPPKKPRECAWKNLYIKRDEEDMAEFVRSCPTEFKEYYIQMQVAKRSQAPNRSQVNDDRIILDKTLADQVSIWKSSRGLTETAVPNHACSGENCTYYQIGDVFVCEKTGNVHVCDDTCKDVIMDPTNELLVCTISGRCFDRLISPDEMEPDVEQQQAAANDEAEPFMGSGRFARAYLLGYNCDDEKELEAALRFC from the exons ATGGCTTCCGATGACGAAGATGCGAGTCTCGTTCATTTCCTCGAATCCGAAGTCCTATCTGGACTCTCCGAAGTG gaagaggaagaaagagacgTGAAGAGACCGCGTGCTGAGGAGGGGCAACTAAGTGATCAAGAAGAGGAGGAGCAGCAGGAAGCAAAGAAAATAAGAATCGGCGAGGGTGAAATTAGTGATGAAGAACTTTCAAGGGTGCTGCGGTCAACGTCCTCATCATCACTGTCATCTGTTGAGCTGGAAACTGAAGTAAAAACTGTATCTTCACCTCCAAAAGGAAGCGAGACTGTCATATCTGGCAATAGCAGTCGTGGGAGGCATGTCATGGAAAGCAAACCTGCCCCAAAGAGGATTGAGACTGGGATTTTCAGCCACATCCCTCCTGAGTTGTTGTATCACATCCTCAAATTTCTCTCTTCTGAG GATCTTGTTTCTTGCACGTTGGTTTGTAGGTTCATGAGTTTTGCTGCTTCAGATGAGTCACTGTGGCGTCGCTT ATATTGTATGCGGTGGGGTCTGCTGCCTCCGAAAAAGCCACGAGAATGTGCGTGGAAGAACCTTTACATCAAG CGTGATGAAGAAGACATGGCAGAGTTTGTGCGAAGCTGCCCGACTGAATTCAAAGAATATTACATCCAAATGCAGGTGGCCAAGAGAAGCCAAGCACCTAATCGTTCTCAG GTGAATGATGACCGTATAATTCTTGATAAGACTCTTGCTGATCAAGTGTCCATTTGGAAGAGTAGCAGAGGCCTAACTGAAACAGCAGTACCCAATCACGCTTGCTCCGGAGAAAACTGCACTTACTATCAAATCGGAGATGTATTTGTGTGTGAGAAGACTGGGAATGTTCATG TCTGTGATGATACATGTAAAGATGTTATCATGGACCCTACAAATGAACTCTTGGTCTGCACCATCTCTGGCCGATGTTTTGATCGATTAATCTCACCAGATGAAATGGAACCTGATGTG GAGCAACAGCAAGCTGCTGCTAACGATGAAGCGGAGCCTTTTATGGGATCTGGTCGTTTTG CTCGGGCATATTTACTGGGATATAACTGTGATGATGAGAAAGAGTTGGAGGCTGCATTGAGGTTTTGCTGA
- the LOC121770986 gene encoding uncharacterized protein LOC121770986 isoform X2, producing MGEEGKKEAEKGGGPSHRRAEEGARGHGINAQKGQEEVNWTWKRKPLQGFSHSISLSYRKKVFDDIRSVLTCVGGEKLLQRFSDGCFGHLMRFVGGVSCSKALHEMISREITFPKAKGDELWFHVGETNIRFAIAEYALVTGLHFGSSTFDPLGSHEIPPEGLFMRLWKGRPITANHLWGLFNLQHLSMSPEDYLKVAHVLAMHLMALGYDQSKRIEPWVWVLVEDLDQWNSFPWGAYTYQALVHFVSILPTKRGNIKHRLRYFVSGPVWALQVYNPCVYCLFNFIDSFLLELARLILQIWAYEAIPCLPNLCASFTREVRVPRCLKWSFLIRGKRLHKHILDSKLVCHVTLEPTADERLQPYWLSLQTQQPLGVRYPSPRTRQRQVVAPPPRVVGAVKRARVPVLYNYLTSTDDASASSSLPEPRHAAPLEPVEVPDTDGSVHSTPQPSERPSRRLNRTPRRPQRCPQALDEARFVDQVSGKVVDHLVQLLVPQMKQWINDRFDQMEKPQGCNAKSAKADAEIAVKNKKKKKSFGGGSSSMLDTGVAGDGISSSNQEDSVMPSERSREKRDVPIRPHSYANKPVKSEMKQNPANPYSSKTMTTKRLKTKKCPTSNEETSDGDVNEGSKSPSGDERRRKKKKRSKKRKQKYWQSSSAESSSSDGDRRRRNRRKCRRESSSESSDFGRRSSRRHHRSRQSHHRHDRHHAD from the exons ATGGGAGAAGAGGGCAAGAAAGAGGCGGAAAAAGGCGGCGGCCCCAGCCACCGCCGCGCCGAGGAG GGTGCACGAGGTCATGGAATTAATGCGCAGAAAGGGCAAGAAGAG GTTAATTGGACGTGGAAGAGAAAGCCGTTGCAAGGATTTAGCCATTCGATCTCCCTTTCTTACCGGAAGAAAGTGTTTGATGACATCAGGTCGGTTTTGACCTGTGTCGGTGGCGAGAAACTACTGCAACGATTTTCAGATGGCTGCTTTGGCCATCTTATGCGTTTCGTCGGGGGAGTCAGTTGCAGCAAAGCTCTGCATGAGATGATTAGCCGTGAAATCACATTTCCCAAAGCCAAAGGAGATGAGTTGTGGTTCCACGTTGGTGAAACCAACATCCGGTTTGCAATTGCAGAGTATGCACTCGTGACCGGACTACATTTTGGATCATCCACTTTTGATCCACTAGGGAGTCATGAGATCCCACCGGAAGGGCTTTTTATGCGATTATGGAAGGGCCGTCCTATCACCGCGAATCATCTTTGGGGCCTGTTTAATTTGCAGCATCTGAGTATGTCACCGGAGGACTATTTGAAGGTGGCTCATGTCCTGGCCATGCATCTGATGGCATTGGGGTATGACCAGTCTAAGAGGATCGAGCCATGggtgtgggttttggttgaggATCTCGATCAGTGGAATAGTTTTCCTTGGGGCGCCTACACGTACCAGGCGCTCGTGCACTTTGTTAGCATCCTGCCTACAAAGAGGGGAAACATAAAACACCGACTACGATATTTTGTTTCTGGGCCGGTATGGGCCCTACAGGTATACAATCCTTGTGTTTATtgccttttcaactttattGATTCTTTTTTACTCGAGTTGGCTCGCCTTATTTTACAGATTTGGGCTTATGAGGCTATACCATGTCTACCAAATTTGTGTGCTTCGTTCACCAGGGAGGTCCGTGTGCCCCGATGTCTTAAGTGGTCATTCCTTATAAGGGGAAAAAGGTTGCACAAACATATTTTGGACAGTAAG CTTGTTTGTCATGTGACACTGGAGCCAACAGCCGACGAGCGATTGCAGCCATATTGGCTGAGCTTGCAAACTCAGCAGCCACTCGGCGTTCGTTACCCTTCCCCACGGACCCGGCAGCGGCAAGTAGTGGCGCCTCCGCCTCGTGTCGTAGGAGCTGTAAAGCGGGCCAGGGTTCCCGTCTTGTATAACTATTTAACTTCAACAGATGATGCTTCAGCTAGTTCGTCGCTGCCAGAACCACGACATGCTGCTCCTCTGGAGCCTGTCGAGGTCCCTGACACCGATGGTAGCGTGCACAGCACTCCGCAGCCATCCGAACGTCCCAGCCGCAGGCTGAACCGCACACCACGACGCCCACAGAGATGTCCTCAAGCATTGGACGAGGCTCGCTTTGTGGATCAAGTTTCCGGTAAGGTGGTAGATCATCTGGTCCAGCTTCTCGTTCCCCAGATGAAGCAGTGGATAAATGACCGGTTTGATCAG ATGGAAAAACCTCAAGGTTGCAACGCAAAAAGTGCTAAAGCTGATGCTGAGATTGCCGTCAAgaataaaaagaagaagaaatccttTGGTGGGGGATCATCTTCAAT GTTAGACACTGGTGTAGCTGGCGACGGAATATCAAGTTCTAATCAAGAGGATTCCGTGATGCCTAGTGAGAGAAGTCGAGAAAAACGCGATGTCCCCATTCGGCCTCATAGCTATGCTAACAAG CCAGTAAAGTCTGAGATGAAGCAGAATCCAG CCAACCCTTATTCAAGCAAGACGATGACGACAAAGAGGTTGAAAACGAAGAAGTGTCCTACGTCCAACGAAGAAACAAGTGATGGTGATGTTAACGAGGGGAGCAAATCACCTTCTGGCGAcgagaggaggaggaagaagaagaagaggagcaAGAAACGGAAGCAGAAGTATTGGCAGTCGAGTTCGGCCGAAAGCTCAAGTAGTGACGGTGATCGGAGGAGGAGAAATAGACGCAAGTGTCGTCGGGAAAGTTCCTCCGAGTCGTCCGATTTCGGCCGTCGATCCAGTCGGCGGCACCATCGTTCCCGTCAGAGCCACCATCGCCACGATCGACATCACGCCGATTGA
- the LOC121770986 gene encoding uncharacterized protein LOC121770986 isoform X1, with amino-acid sequence MGEEGKKEAEKGGGPSHRRAEEGARGHGINAQKGQEEVNWTWKRKPLQGFSHSISLSYRKKVFDDIRSVLTCVGGEKLLQRFSDGCFGHLMRFVGGVSCSKALHEMISREITFPKAKGDELWFHVGETNIRFAIAEYALVTGLHFGSSTFDPLGSHEIPPEGLFMRLWKGRPITANHLWGLFNLQHLSMSPEDYLKVAHVLAMHLMALGYDQSKRIEPWVWVLVEDLDQWNSFPWGAYTYQALVHFVSILPTKRGNIKHRLRYFVSGPVWALQVYNPCVYCLFNFIDSFLLELARLILQIWAYEAIPCLPNLCASFTREVRVPRCLKWSFLIRGKRLHKHILDSKLVCHVTLEPTADERLQPYWLSLQTQQPLGVRYPSPRTRQRQVVAPPPRVVGAVKRARVPVLYNYLTSTDDASASSSLPEPRHAAPLEPVEVPDTDGSVHSTPQPSERPSRRLNRTPRRPQRCPQALDEARFVDQVSGKVVDHLVQLLVPQMKQWINDRFDQMEKPQGCNAKSAKADAEIAVKNKKKKKSFGGGSSSMLDTGVAGDGISSSNQEDSVMPSERSREKRDVPIRPHSYANKPVKSEMKQNPVEANPYSSKTMTTKRLKTKKCPTSNEETSDGDVNEGSKSPSGDERRRKKKKRSKKRKQKYWQSSSAESSSSDGDRRRRNRRKCRRESSSESSDFGRRSSRRHHRSRQSHHRHDRHHAD; translated from the exons ATGGGAGAAGAGGGCAAGAAAGAGGCGGAAAAAGGCGGCGGCCCCAGCCACCGCCGCGCCGAGGAG GGTGCACGAGGTCATGGAATTAATGCGCAGAAAGGGCAAGAAGAG GTTAATTGGACGTGGAAGAGAAAGCCGTTGCAAGGATTTAGCCATTCGATCTCCCTTTCTTACCGGAAGAAAGTGTTTGATGACATCAGGTCGGTTTTGACCTGTGTCGGTGGCGAGAAACTACTGCAACGATTTTCAGATGGCTGCTTTGGCCATCTTATGCGTTTCGTCGGGGGAGTCAGTTGCAGCAAAGCTCTGCATGAGATGATTAGCCGTGAAATCACATTTCCCAAAGCCAAAGGAGATGAGTTGTGGTTCCACGTTGGTGAAACCAACATCCGGTTTGCAATTGCAGAGTATGCACTCGTGACCGGACTACATTTTGGATCATCCACTTTTGATCCACTAGGGAGTCATGAGATCCCACCGGAAGGGCTTTTTATGCGATTATGGAAGGGCCGTCCTATCACCGCGAATCATCTTTGGGGCCTGTTTAATTTGCAGCATCTGAGTATGTCACCGGAGGACTATTTGAAGGTGGCTCATGTCCTGGCCATGCATCTGATGGCATTGGGGTATGACCAGTCTAAGAGGATCGAGCCATGggtgtgggttttggttgaggATCTCGATCAGTGGAATAGTTTTCCTTGGGGCGCCTACACGTACCAGGCGCTCGTGCACTTTGTTAGCATCCTGCCTACAAAGAGGGGAAACATAAAACACCGACTACGATATTTTGTTTCTGGGCCGGTATGGGCCCTACAGGTATACAATCCTTGTGTTTATtgccttttcaactttattGATTCTTTTTTACTCGAGTTGGCTCGCCTTATTTTACAGATTTGGGCTTATGAGGCTATACCATGTCTACCAAATTTGTGTGCTTCGTTCACCAGGGAGGTCCGTGTGCCCCGATGTCTTAAGTGGTCATTCCTTATAAGGGGAAAAAGGTTGCACAAACATATTTTGGACAGTAAG CTTGTTTGTCATGTGACACTGGAGCCAACAGCCGACGAGCGATTGCAGCCATATTGGCTGAGCTTGCAAACTCAGCAGCCACTCGGCGTTCGTTACCCTTCCCCACGGACCCGGCAGCGGCAAGTAGTGGCGCCTCCGCCTCGTGTCGTAGGAGCTGTAAAGCGGGCCAGGGTTCCCGTCTTGTATAACTATTTAACTTCAACAGATGATGCTTCAGCTAGTTCGTCGCTGCCAGAACCACGACATGCTGCTCCTCTGGAGCCTGTCGAGGTCCCTGACACCGATGGTAGCGTGCACAGCACTCCGCAGCCATCCGAACGTCCCAGCCGCAGGCTGAACCGCACACCACGACGCCCACAGAGATGTCCTCAAGCATTGGACGAGGCTCGCTTTGTGGATCAAGTTTCCGGTAAGGTGGTAGATCATCTGGTCCAGCTTCTCGTTCCCCAGATGAAGCAGTGGATAAATGACCGGTTTGATCAG ATGGAAAAACCTCAAGGTTGCAACGCAAAAAGTGCTAAAGCTGATGCTGAGATTGCCGTCAAgaataaaaagaagaagaaatccttTGGTGGGGGATCATCTTCAAT GTTAGACACTGGTGTAGCTGGCGACGGAATATCAAGTTCTAATCAAGAGGATTCCGTGATGCCTAGTGAGAGAAGTCGAGAAAAACGCGATGTCCCCATTCGGCCTCATAGCTATGCTAACAAG CCAGTAAAGTCTGAGATGAAGCAGAATCCAG TTGAAGCCAACCCTTATTCAAGCAAGACGATGACGACAAAGAGGTTGAAAACGAAGAAGTGTCCTACGTCCAACGAAGAAACAAGTGATGGTGATGTTAACGAGGGGAGCAAATCACCTTCTGGCGAcgagaggaggaggaagaagaagaagaggagcaAGAAACGGAAGCAGAAGTATTGGCAGTCGAGTTCGGCCGAAAGCTCAAGTAGTGACGGTGATCGGAGGAGGAGAAATAGACGCAAGTGTCGTCGGGAAAGTTCCTCCGAGTCGTCCGATTTCGGCCGTCGATCCAGTCGGCGGCACCATCGTTCCCGTCAGAGCCACCATCGCCACGATCGACATCACGCCGATTGA
- the LOC121770986 gene encoding uncharacterized protein LOC121770986 isoform X3 — translation MGEEGKKEAEKGGGPSHRRAEEGARGHGINAQKGQEEVNWTWKRKPLQGFSHSISLSYRKKVFDDIRSVLTCVGGEKLLQRFSDGCFGHLMRFVGGVSCSKALHEMISREITFPKAKGDELWFHVGETNIRFAIAEYALVTGLHFGSSTFDPLGSHEIPPEGLFMRLWKGRPITANHLWGLFNLQHLSMSPEDYLKVAHVLAMHLMALGYDQSKRIEPWVWVLVEDLDQWNSFPWGAYTYQALVHFVSILPTKRGNIKHRLRYFVSGPVWALQIWAYEAIPCLPNLCASFTREVRVPRCLKWSFLIRGKRLHKHILDSKLVCHVTLEPTADERLQPYWLSLQTQQPLGVRYPSPRTRQRQVVAPPPRVVGAVKRARVPVLYNYLTSTDDASASSSLPEPRHAAPLEPVEVPDTDGSVHSTPQPSERPSRRLNRTPRRPQRCPQALDEARFVDQVSGKVVDHLVQLLVPQMKQWINDRFDQMEKPQGCNAKSAKADAEIAVKNKKKKKSFGGGSSSMLDTGVAGDGISSSNQEDSVMPSERSREKRDVPIRPHSYANKPVKSEMKQNPVEANPYSSKTMTTKRLKTKKCPTSNEETSDGDVNEGSKSPSGDERRRKKKKRSKKRKQKYWQSSSAESSSSDGDRRRRNRRKCRRESSSESSDFGRRSSRRHHRSRQSHHRHDRHHAD, via the exons ATGGGAGAAGAGGGCAAGAAAGAGGCGGAAAAAGGCGGCGGCCCCAGCCACCGCCGCGCCGAGGAG GGTGCACGAGGTCATGGAATTAATGCGCAGAAAGGGCAAGAAGAG GTTAATTGGACGTGGAAGAGAAAGCCGTTGCAAGGATTTAGCCATTCGATCTCCCTTTCTTACCGGAAGAAAGTGTTTGATGACATCAGGTCGGTTTTGACCTGTGTCGGTGGCGAGAAACTACTGCAACGATTTTCAGATGGCTGCTTTGGCCATCTTATGCGTTTCGTCGGGGGAGTCAGTTGCAGCAAAGCTCTGCATGAGATGATTAGCCGTGAAATCACATTTCCCAAAGCCAAAGGAGATGAGTTGTGGTTCCACGTTGGTGAAACCAACATCCGGTTTGCAATTGCAGAGTATGCACTCGTGACCGGACTACATTTTGGATCATCCACTTTTGATCCACTAGGGAGTCATGAGATCCCACCGGAAGGGCTTTTTATGCGATTATGGAAGGGCCGTCCTATCACCGCGAATCATCTTTGGGGCCTGTTTAATTTGCAGCATCTGAGTATGTCACCGGAGGACTATTTGAAGGTGGCTCATGTCCTGGCCATGCATCTGATGGCATTGGGGTATGACCAGTCTAAGAGGATCGAGCCATGggtgtgggttttggttgaggATCTCGATCAGTGGAATAGTTTTCCTTGGGGCGCCTACACGTACCAGGCGCTCGTGCACTTTGTTAGCATCCTGCCTACAAAGAGGGGAAACATAAAACACCGACTACGATATTTTGTTTCTGGGCCGGTATGGGCCCTACAG ATTTGGGCTTATGAGGCTATACCATGTCTACCAAATTTGTGTGCTTCGTTCACCAGGGAGGTCCGTGTGCCCCGATGTCTTAAGTGGTCATTCCTTATAAGGGGAAAAAGGTTGCACAAACATATTTTGGACAGTAAG CTTGTTTGTCATGTGACACTGGAGCCAACAGCCGACGAGCGATTGCAGCCATATTGGCTGAGCTTGCAAACTCAGCAGCCACTCGGCGTTCGTTACCCTTCCCCACGGACCCGGCAGCGGCAAGTAGTGGCGCCTCCGCCTCGTGTCGTAGGAGCTGTAAAGCGGGCCAGGGTTCCCGTCTTGTATAACTATTTAACTTCAACAGATGATGCTTCAGCTAGTTCGTCGCTGCCAGAACCACGACATGCTGCTCCTCTGGAGCCTGTCGAGGTCCCTGACACCGATGGTAGCGTGCACAGCACTCCGCAGCCATCCGAACGTCCCAGCCGCAGGCTGAACCGCACACCACGACGCCCACAGAGATGTCCTCAAGCATTGGACGAGGCTCGCTTTGTGGATCAAGTTTCCGGTAAGGTGGTAGATCATCTGGTCCAGCTTCTCGTTCCCCAGATGAAGCAGTGGATAAATGACCGGTTTGATCAG ATGGAAAAACCTCAAGGTTGCAACGCAAAAAGTGCTAAAGCTGATGCTGAGATTGCCGTCAAgaataaaaagaagaagaaatccttTGGTGGGGGATCATCTTCAAT GTTAGACACTGGTGTAGCTGGCGACGGAATATCAAGTTCTAATCAAGAGGATTCCGTGATGCCTAGTGAGAGAAGTCGAGAAAAACGCGATGTCCCCATTCGGCCTCATAGCTATGCTAACAAG CCAGTAAAGTCTGAGATGAAGCAGAATCCAG TTGAAGCCAACCCTTATTCAAGCAAGACGATGACGACAAAGAGGTTGAAAACGAAGAAGTGTCCTACGTCCAACGAAGAAACAAGTGATGGTGATGTTAACGAGGGGAGCAAATCACCTTCTGGCGAcgagaggaggaggaagaagaagaagaggagcaAGAAACGGAAGCAGAAGTATTGGCAGTCGAGTTCGGCCGAAAGCTCAAGTAGTGACGGTGATCGGAGGAGGAGAAATAGACGCAAGTGTCGTCGGGAAAGTTCCTCCGAGTCGTCCGATTTCGGCCGTCGATCCAGTCGGCGGCACCATCGTTCCCGTCAGAGCCACCATCGCCACGATCGACATCACGCCGATTGA
- the LOC121770956 gene encoding uncharacterized zinc finger CCHC domain-containing protein At4g19190-like — MEDGGGGGFRSSKKDKDGEVDYKTKAGTAWSHNFLNQKPWHPLSYPNQRRKWIAEQTHSQNQRRAEEVAREYAQQQDFLRQTALLSHKEKEKLEMMQAVSFLYVKPPGYNAESAKAAEIADEKRKLEQSLEEASSSMKMENEPSAGEKKKPVPKDVFGRKLPTEEQFEVLKNAPKLDTGVAGRAKPFGVEIRNVKCLRCGNYGHQSGDRECPLKDAIMPNEESRLKRDDPLTAILAQTDVGEPLKWELKQQPGMSPPRGGFNPDDPNQQIVAEDIFDEYGGFLSEVNIPELLTNFSTTKKKMKKKKKKKKKKSDKSKNTNTRRSPSPDEETRHNEGSESSSGDERREKVKRSHKRKKEEEIRDSEGRTSSFVNERRGRVNKRHEGKKKKKLEQSESSPPESSDSNRHRRRGTRHKHRHSSSYEASDSDDRGRRRHRHRHSRHSHRHQR; from the exons ATGGAGGACGGGGGTGGCGGAGGGTTCCGATCAAGCAAGAAGGACAAAGACGGCGAAGTCGACTACAAGACCAAGGCCGGAACGGCGTGGTCCCATAACTTCCTCAACCAGAAGCCGTGGCACCCGCTCTCCTACCCTAACCAGCGCCGCAAATGGATCGCCGAGCAAACTCACTCTCAGAATCAGCGCCGCGCCGAGGAGGTCGCGCGCGAG TATGCACAACAGCAGGATTTTCTTCGGCAGACTGCGCTTCTTTCACataaggaaaaagaaaag TTGGAAATGATGCAAGCTGTAAGCTTTTTATATGTAAAACCTCCTGGTTACAATGCGGAAAGTGCTAAAGCTGCTGAGATTGCTGATGAGAAAAGGAAGCTAGAGCAATCTCTTGAAGAGGCCTCGTCTTCCAT GAAGATGGAAAATGAACCTTCTGCAGGGGAGAAAAAGAAACCAGTGCCAAAAGATGTTTTTGGTCGTAAATTACCTACTGAAGAACAATTTGAGGTCCTCAAAAATGCTCCAAA GTTAGATACTGGTGTTGCTGGCCGGGCAAAACCATTTGGAGTTGAAATTCGCAATGTGAAATGTCTTAGATGTGGGAACTATGGCCATCAAAGTGGTGACCGTGAATGTCCATTAAAGGATGCAATAATGCCTAATGAGGAAAGTCGATTAAAACGGGATGACCCTTTAACAGCCATTTTAGCTCAAACTGATGTTGGTGAG CCTTTAAAATGGGAGCTGAAGCAGCAGCCCGGAATGAGCCCTCCTCGTGGAGGTTTCAATCCTGACGATCCCAATCAGCAGATAGTTGCCGAAGACATATTTGATGAGTACGGAG GATTTCTAAGTGAAGTCAACATACCAGAGTTGCTAACCAACTTCTCTACAACAAAgaaaaagatgaagaagaagaagaagaagaagaaaaagaagtcaGACAAGAGCAAGAATACGAACACTAGACGATCTCCTTCACCAGATGAAGAAACAAGACACAATGAAGGGAGTGAATCATCGTCTGGAGATGAGAGGAGGGAAAAAGTAAAGAGAAGTCATAAGAGGAAGAAAGAGGAAGAAATACGGGACAGTGAAGGGAGAACATCATCATTTGTCAACGAGAGGAGGGGAAGAGTAAATAAAAGACAtgaggggaagaagaagaagaagctagAGCAATCCGAGTCAAGTCCACCCGAAAGTTCAGATAGCAATAGGCATCGGAGAAGGGGAACCAGACACAAGCATCGGCATTCAAGCTCCTACGAGGCATCTGACTCTGATGATCGGGGACGTAGACGCCATCGCCATCGGCACAGTCGGCATAGTCATCGGCATCAACGCTGA